TGCGAATAGCACGTTGACGAGGTTGTCGAAGGTGAAGCTATCACATGGAGAAAGCTCCGTCATTGCTGACTGCAGAGAGAACATTGCGGACACGTTGGATCTGCTTCAGCAATCTGCACAAGCGTTGGCACATTTGAACGGTGCCTCTACTGCTGATGAGAGGTTTCAATGGGACAGCATCAAGACCTGGCTCAGTGCTTCCATAACAGATGAATCTACTTGCATCGATGAGTTTGATGAAATAAAAGTGCGTTCTTCGCTGCGGAACATGATCAAAACCACCGTTTTTAACGTTTCTTCCTTGATTAGCAATGCTTTGGCACTAGTCAACAGGCTTTTCTAGTAAATAATCAATCTTCAATCAAGTAAACCATATATATTCCTGTTCTGATAAACTTAGGGTTTATTTGCAGTTTagtttgagttttgttttatctgttTTCTGTTGTCGGTTTTGTTTTTCCAgttgttgtgtgtgtgtgtgtttttttaagtttctttgTAACCAATTCTGCTTTAATTTTATAGAGTTCAGTcaatgttatttttcttatattattcaCTGCTATTTAATGACCAATTCCATACAATGAAAATACACAGTTTCATCAGTGTGTCATCTTTcctatcttttatatatattacaagaaaaaaataaagacaacgGAAGAGGTTCCATTATGAATTATATGATATCAATTATCTTCTCCGAAATCTAATGTAACAATCTGGTCAAAATCATAGAATTCTTAATTATGTAAAGTACGTGATTTACTTTGAAAACACTTACAATATAGACTTATGCACATGTTCAAATTAAACTTTGGATCttataatttacatttatttggtGAACCACAGTTTCCAAAGTTAGCATATTCGGAATCTTCTTATGTTTATTTTGAGGATTCTTAACTTGAAAAGagcaaaatcaaaatgaaaggTAATATAAAAATGCATGTCAACGTGGTTTCGGCGTTGACCTTGAACAAAGGCCGCTCAGCTCAAACTTCAGAAATTGTATCTTTTTTTGAAGATCTTTTGGTTGGCAtgtttttataaacaaaaaaaatcgaGAAACCAAAAAATCGAGAAACCGTATTATGacacatttttacattcatttgatataatatataagaataaaatgatcTAAAAAGTGTAAAGTTTagtattttttcaagaaagaaaaaagtaaaatataaataaaaatagtattaaataaatataaaaaatttaggtatttcaaaaaattatttttccaaaCTAATGAACTGATTGCATTGTAACCAACTATTTTGGACAATATATTACGTTCATTTGacacataatatataaaaataaataattataaaaaaaataattcttttaattttaaaaaaaataaaaaacaaaaatagtatcaaataaatataaaaataaatataaaatatttatgtatcaTCTCAAGATATTGTACCTTTTTGGAGACAGTAATcgtatttatgttatttatgcACGTCTCGAGCCCCACATTAACGAacaaagtattatttatttattatttttatttttatttttgtcttggaATGTACAAAAGAATATTGTGTTGTTTGTAGACACAAACTACAAAATAACTTAATTCCAATGAATGGAGTATGATGAAGAAGATCAAAGGCCAGAAGTGAATGGCACACCAGTGGCAGGCAACCAAGTGCGACCAGCAAGAAGGTTAGCAACTGTGAACCGTGATGCCTCGGTTGGGCTAGTAATGCTATGAAAACCGGGCCATCGAATCCTGTTTCTGGTGGATGAGCCGGGCCCAAAGTTCTTGTACTCTCCATAATACAGAGTATTCAAAGCAAAATCAGAGTCATCCCACGGAGACCAACCCATTGGGTTCACCATGCTATCCAAGAATGATTTCATTACCACAACTCTCGAGTAACGTTGCCATGGGCGGCCCAAGAAGGTCTTGAACTTGCCAATAACGGGCCTGAGATCTGGGGCAGCCCTGATCTGAGAGTTATGGATTGAAAACCCAGTGTTTTGAAATGGGTCGTCTCGACCTTGGGCCGTGATCATGTTTGCCTGTCCATTTAAGGGCCTTCTTACAAGAATGACACAGTTTTGGAAAACAACAGCGGCATTTCCAAATATGAAGTCAACTGTGCCGTATATGTAGCATCCTCTGTAAAATTGTCGCTGTGCGTGGACCATGAGAGTGTCTTGATAGCCTTCTATGGAGCACCGATAGAACACAGAGAGATCGGAGGCTGATCGGAGTGCCACTGCTTGACCCTTTAGAGGACCCGCCGTGTTTCTGAAGGTAATGTCTCTTGCAATGAAGTGAAGACCATCAACTCCtgaaattttataacaattcactttctttaatttcaaaaaGTTTTACTATTAAAATACTTGTAACATAAATAAAAGCTCAATCAATGCTTAAATCGCAAGCATTTCTCCATGCCAAAAGCTACACGCATCACTCACTCTATGTacaatatatatgtttatttcaaGCTATCATTTTATCTTCATATACAAGTTCAAGTATTGTTCATTAGATGAAACAAACCACAAAGAATTCACACTACAAAACATAAGATCTGCATATAGATTTGAATAAGAATCCTTGAATATTTGAAAAGGGAAAGCCTGAAATTCAGTTGAATTCAAGAGATAATGAAATAGATcacaggaaaagaaaaaagctGAATATTTGAGAACAGTGACCTGCTGTTGCGGAGCTATAGGTGGTATAGCCGGCATTGACGCTTCTGCCACTTGTTATAATGGTATTTCTCATGCCATCACCGAACAACATAATGTTGTCATTGGTCTTGTCAATCTCAATATTCTCTCTGTAAACTCCTCTCTTCACGTGAATGATGAATCTGCTCTTTATCCTTCTCCTTGCAGCGGCATTGATAGCAGCTTGGACACTCTTGAAATGCCCCGAACCATCTTTGGCCACCACCAGATGTGCCCTTATTGAAGAAGACTGCAACAGCTTCCTCTCGTGCATGGAAAACCAACTTGGAAAATCAGCCTCTGCATCTTCCGTATAATGAACCGCTTCGTACTTCAGGAAAGCCCAGTTCACGAATAAGCCATTGCTTATAATCTCGGTTACATTGCATCTCTCCGTGGGAACCATGAAATCTTCGACTCCGAGTTCTAGCGCCCCGTTCTGACATGTTTCGATGTTTGTGCGAGCCGTGCTGAGCCACGTCTGCGCATCAAAGGGTGAACAGCTTCTCTTCTCCCGAAGGCCGTTGAGGGTACGGTTAAGATGGAACACGGTGTTGTCGTAGAGCTTTAAACAATCACGGAATACTGATTTCTGCTTCTTGGCGATCCCGTTGTGCCCCAAGTCACGTGCTTTCCTTCTCATGATCACTGCTCTTTCCAACGCCAAGTGAACGAGAATTGCCCGGAATTCGGATTTGTGTTTGAGTTTGTGATGGTAATGGGTTTGTTGCATGTAGTATTTGCATGGCTCGGGGTACGGGGTTTGGCTGCACCACCAATCTATGTTGCTGTTGGAATGTCTCCTCGTTGATGTGGCTATTGAGAAAACTGAGGAAACTAATAACAGTGACAACAATGTCTTTCGCATCATTGTCATTCTGGTgctgtttttctcttttcttgtttCGGGTGCCCGGCAATTATATATCCCTGTCTTCCATGTACCCTCGTAGTAGCTTAGAGTGGGAGTTTCTTAATCATGTGCGCAGTGCcgacctttttctttttatttttttatgtttgatgttaCAGTAGACGCGACGCGATCTTGATTTTCTTGATGGATACGGAATCACGTGCATTTAGAGAGTGTTACGGAGTGAGCACGTGGCATGTGTCGTCCCATGTTTCACGGTTTAAGGAATTGCTTATGGGCTTAGTGGAATTACTACTCATTGGATGATTTGCAATGGAAAAACACCAATTAAGTGTCATTGCGCACTATTCTAGGAAGTTGAATGTCTTGCCACAGTCTCTTCGGCCTCACGCATaagaaaatgagaataaatCATGTAAGACTAACCGAAATATGTGTTTATTTGGCTCTAAAGGGAGCCAAAAGTGCATACACAGCGTTGACAAATTTGTTTTTGCAAAGTCCCCACAATACTCCAACAGTTCTGTGCTGTGCTGTTTGTATGCTTTCTTAAGTCTTACTGTTAAAAAAGGGACAACAGGTACTTGGCTTCAAATCAAAGcataagagaagaaagagattATTTGTGAATGATGGCGTTATAGTTGTacacagaaaaaataaataagttgcTTAAATACTGGCAGGATTACTTATTTTGCGTACGGAAGAGTTGAGGGTAGCATGGAATATTTCAAACTGAGGCCACAGGTACCAATTCAGACTTCATTTTTTACTTTGACAATATCAATTGACTGCAGAACGACTTGCCCATAAATTGAGGGTCTCCATTTTCACCCCAAGAAGGCTTGTGCAGAGTCTGATTAAATATCAATTTCAGTAGTATGCACGTATCTTAATGTCATAGTCAATAAATATCATTGTTTTACTTCTCCTTGGCTGCAGCATGTGCAAGTTGCTGCAAGGATCAATTTATTGGATGGAGTGTTGGTTGATGAACAGACTTTTGTACAATCGTTTAAGCATGTCTTACTCAATTCCTTGcttcaaaacataaaatgtCAAACAATTTCCTATTTGTGGTGTTAGAAATAATTAAGTCCAGACAATACAATCCAGAAAGGCATGACAAAATCAACTTCTACGGCCGCCAAGGTACTCAACCCAGTAATTACGTTTGGTGTGAAGTTGCACAGGTGAAAAGTAATGTGTTTTCTGGTATATGACTCTCGGGAGGAAGACAAAGCCTGGTTGAAATTTGATCAAGCATATTATGTGCTGGTGTTGTATACATCAAAGAATGTCTACTGTAATCATATTTTGTGGGACAAAATGGAAACTGAATGAATCAAGCATCAAACGTTTCCGGTGActaaagaaaaacataagatTAGGATGTACAGCTGCCTAATAATCCAATCCTCTGTCAACCATCATCATTCTAACTCTCTCCATGTCCTCTAATCTGCCTGCATTTTCATAAATCCCCATAAGAAGTACAAAGTTATGCTCGTTGTCTGGCTCCAAATCAAAGAGCATTTTTGCAGCAATCTCCCCTATAGTTGCGTCTCCATGCAAAAAGCAGGCATACAATAAAGCTCCCCAAAGAGTTGGACCTGCAGCCTCAAAGCCCATTCCATCCACTATGATGCTATAAGCCTTTTTAATTAGCCCTGCTCTTCCATAAAGGTTAACCATACA
The Vigna angularis cultivar LongXiaoDou No.4 chromosome 5, ASM1680809v1, whole genome shotgun sequence genome window above contains:
- the LOC108339506 gene encoding pectinesterase inhibitor 4: MALFRTLLSVVFLSTFLRSAASTNTTDSLKPYKKFIKDQCNSTTNAALCYNSLSPYASKIKRNRLTLTKLSIHVALKAAKSANSTLTRLSKVKLSHGESSVIADCRENIADTLDLLQQSAQALAHLNGASTADERFQWDSIKTWLSASITDESTCIDEFDEIKVRSSLRNMIKTTVFNVSSLISNALALVNRLF
- the LOC108340269 gene encoding probable pectinesterase/pectinesterase inhibitor 59; protein product: MTMMRKTLLSLLLVSSVFSIATSTRRHSNSNIDWWCSQTPYPEPCKYYMQQTHYHHKLKHKSEFRAILVHLALERAVIMRRKARDLGHNGIAKKQKSVFRDCLKLYDNTVFHLNRTLNGLREKRSCSPFDAQTWLSTARTNIETCQNGALELGVEDFMVPTERCNVTEIISNGLFVNWAFLKYEAVHYTEDAEADFPSWFSMHERKLLQSSSIRAHLVVAKDGSGHFKSVQAAINAAARRRIKSRFIIHVKRGVYRENIEIDKTNDNIMLFGDGMRNTIITSGRSVNAGYTTYSSATAGVDGLHFIARDITFRNTAGPLKGQAVALRSASDLSVFYRCSIEGYQDTLMVHAQRQFYRGCYIYGTVDFIFGNAAVVFQNCVILVRRPLNGQANMITAQGRDDPFQNTGFSIHNSQIRAAPDLRPVIGKFKTFLGRPWQRYSRVVVMKSFLDSMVNPMGWSPWDDSDFALNTLYYGEYKNFGPGSSTRNRIRWPGFHSITSPTEASRFTVANLLAGRTWLPATGVPFTSGL